From the genome of Scylla paramamosain isolate STU-SP2022 chromosome 37, ASM3559412v1, whole genome shotgun sequence:
GCACACTCTGGGATATTCTTGAGTGAAGTGAAGATTTCTGTAAACTTAAATGTTATTGTAAGCATGTGGTCATTGTTGATGCATTCTCTTATGGCATGAAGACCCATACACTTGGCAGGACAGTCTTGTGCTCCACCCTGCCTGTGGAAATAGGACAGTCTTTTTACATCCATAAAATATACCTTATGCCTTGGTGTATAAAATTAGGAGCTTGTATAGAAGTAAAACATCTAactaaaaaaatgttttctttgctTAGACTGTCTATAAAGAGAAAACTCCCAAGAAAGTGGAGCAAAATAAGAGTTTTTTCATCGACATCACCTTGGATGAATTGGCCAACGAGCTGGGAATGGTGCCTGAAAACCTCTTCGTAAAGCAGGTATTGTCTTCATTCCAGTGAGAGATTCTAAAGAAAATGTAGTTTGTTGTAGTATTCCTCAAGAAGAATGAGTGCAACTCCTGATGTTGTCTGTTGTTTGTCAGCTGTTCCGTCGCATGGACACGAACAAGGATGGCTTCATCACTGTCAAGGAGTTCTGGGATGTGATGGAGGTGCTGGCAAAAGGAAAGCctgaggagaaggcaagactTGTGTTTGACATCTACGACATCAATCAGTCCAACTTCCTCTACACAGAAGACCTTGTGAGGCTTATCCAGTATGTTGAAGTTGAAATAATGTTTATTTCACTACATAACAAACCTTTCCCTTCATTATCTTTTAGTTTCTCATGAATTCTGATtcaatctcaaaaactcaatttctttctctttgtgtatTCTTGGTTTCCTTTCTTTGATTGTCATACAGAAATTAACTACTTGAACCTTTACACCCTGtattagaaagaaaacgagggagggaagaaaagagggcagtcttcctctcttccatcaaACAGTCttgtaaagagaaagagggagaagagtagAGGCCATtgaagggagagataaaaaaaattaactacTTAAAGGTGAAGCTAAAATCTTTTTGTACCCTGACACTTCTGTGTGCTGCAAGTTCTGAAGGGACGTGTGTCCTTGTCTCTTGTACGACTCAGGTCCGGCTGTGGGTATGATAGCACGGATGCAAAGTCATTGGCAAAGGCAATGATGAAGTCAGCAGGAATGTTGAAGGACGAAGGCATCAGCTTTGAGAAGTTCAAGAACATTGTCCTTCATCCGGGAAGCATCTTCCGGAAAGTTTCCCTTCACATCGGCAAGGACAGACAGTTGACTCGCTCCTTCAGCATTGACAACTTCGAGTCATTCAGGGGACGTTTGGAGAGTGAGACAGGAGATACCAAGGATGATGACACTGACTCTGCCTTCTCCCAGTGGTACAATGGCTGGATCAACAGCATAGGAAGCAAAATACAATATGTCTTCTGGCTTGTGCTGTACACCATTGTCATGTTTCTCATATTTGCAGAGAGAGCATACTTTTTCTCGTAAGTCCTGTTGTGTTGCCTTAGTCTTATGCTGTTTTGTCATCTTTATCTTAAAAAGTTATGTTTtatatttcataattttcataaGTAACTGCCTTTCTAACATGAAACAGTGTTTGAAATCAATCATGATGAATGTCAGTAAAGTTCCTTATCCTGTATTATTTCTTCATGAGTCAAGTACAGCACCACTTCAAGGAAATCATCTCTGTTGCAGGGTGTTGTTGCAAATTTATATTATGTGAAATAGAAGTTTTTTGGTGCCCTTGAATTGTGTGAGGAAGGTTGAGTGGAGTGAGTGTATTTGTTCCCTGCAGTGTGGAGCGGGAGCACAGGGGCCTGAGGAGGATAGCAGGATATGGAGTGACAGTGACTCGAGGAGCTGCCTCCGCCATGATGTTCACTTACTCCACGCTGATTGTCACCATGTGTAGGAACCTGTTTGCTGTCCTCAGGTGAGGTGCAGTCAGTATTGTGATAGGCTGAGATTCTCTCTTGAAATATGTAGCCGAGACCAGCCAGGCTAAgatttaaatacaggtagcataGGCCAGTACTCCTTGTGTCTTTGTAGAAACAAATACTGAAGAGGGGAGGCCTTAGTCTCCTTGTTCTGTGCCATAACACATAGGGAATACCGTGACATTTCTCCCTACATATCCACAGGGTAGGAAATGTGGTTGAAGACTAGATATATGATATGTAGTATATGCACTTAAATTGACACATCCCTATTGCAGGAAAATTGCCTCAGAAGAGAACAAAAGATGCATCAACTAACTAATGTGTAATGTGTGACAACAGATCCACCTTCCTCCAACGCATCATTCCTTTTGACCACATGGTGGAGTTTCACCGCTACATGGCGTCCTGGGCATTGGTGTGGACAGTGGTGCATATTGTGGGTCATGCCATCAACTTTTATCACATCTCCACCCAGACTGCATCTGACCTCACCTGCCTCTTCCGAGATTTCTTCAGGAGGTCAGGATTCACTGTCTTAGGTCATTCAATGTTAAGTTGTGAAAAAAACTTCCTACATTGGAATATTGAAGTAATGACAAaggtgaggagaaaaatgaaagtagtCCCAGTAAATCCACACCTGTCATGAGTGTTGTGGTGTGAGTTGCTCTTGGTCCTTATGACAGCACCTTCCTTCCAGTACACATGTGCTTCCCAAGTTCCACTACTGGTGCTGGGAGACCATCACAGGCCTCACTGGTGTGCTGCTCACCCTCCAGACAGCTCTCATCTACATCTTTGCTTACTTTGGGAGGACAAACTTCTTCCGTCATTTCTGGGTGACTCACAACACCTACCCCATCTTCTATGTGCTGTTTGTCCTTCATGGGTCAGGGATGCTGGTGCAGGTTAGTGCAAATGTGCTACATTGTGTCCAGTTGCAAATGTTCTGATTAGACAAATCTTTGTAGTAATGTGACAGGTCCTTAGCCTGTGCTTCCCTCTCTGATTGGGGAGCAGTAGAAGAGAGAGGGGCTTGCTGTAAGTTTATTTCTGTTTGCTTTTATAacagtgtttgtggtgttttgcaGCAGCTGTCTATGCCTCTGAAAAGGTCAAATGTTATAGTTACTTaatatactttatttttgtcAGCGACCTTTCTTCCACTACTTCTTCCTGGGGccatgttttctcttcctcctggaCAAGCTGGTCTCCATctccagaaataaaataaagattgaCATCATCAGTGTCGCACAGCTGCCATCTGGTACGTTGACTGAGATTTTGACTTGCTTTGTTTGGAACTTTTCACTCCCATATCTTGTTGTGCTAGAATGATGAACATCTAATGAACCCTGAATTTTagtattatatgtattttggtcatcatgatggtaatgatgatgatggtcatcatcatcattattgccacTTGATTGACTTTGAAAATCAAGACTGTCAGTCAAGTCTTCATGACATGGATTTAATTTATTAAAAGAACTTTCCTGCACCAACAGACGTAATTCGTCTAGAAATTCGACGTCCGCCCAATTTCAATTTCCGATCAGGCCAGTGGGTGAAGATTGCCTCAACTGGCATCAGCGGACAGGTGAGTGCACTGCAGCAAGCCTGGAGGACCCACACCTCATCACTGTGCCCTGGTCCAGTGCTGTCTGTTCCAGCGCATTCATGACAAAATCCCCCAGAGGAGTAGCCCTGCAAGAATCTTTACTTGCACCTCACTCCTGTCTTAGTATTCATTTTATGCTCATTTTCAGGAGTACCACCCCTTCACCCTGTCCTCAGCACCTCATGTGAAGAACCTCACCCTGCACATCCGTGCAGTGGGACCTTGGACCAGGAAGCTGGCTGAGGTTTATGGAGACAAAATAGGCAACGAAAAGTATCCTGAAGTGAGGAAGAGCTTGTTCAGTATTCTTATTTCATACTTGTGTCATCAGGCTTGTGTACACATGTAGGGGACAAAAGTGTGTAGTGATAGAAGGCTGTGTGTAGAGAAGCACTTCTTGATGCCTTCTGCCTTGTTTGTGGCTGAAATATTGTACTTTTGATTGATATTCACTGTCAAATTTCCCTCAGTCTTACAAGGCAATAACTGTTCTTCAAGCTAGTCATCATTCCTCAGATTTACATGGATGGTCCGTTTGGCGAGGGACATCAGACATGGTGGGACTATCAGGTGGTTGTTCTGGTGGCCGGTGGGATTGGTGTGACACCCTTTGCCTCCATCCTGAGGGACATGGTGAACCGGCTACAGAACTCTACCAAAATGATGCGCACCAAACAGGCAagatccttctctcttttctgaaAGTCTTCTggtaaacacaaagaaaaagcaaataattttCACAACACAGCATTGGTACTGCTTTCCTTTACCAGGGAGCATGATGAAAAAGCAATTTTATTCAAGGCATAATCAACCTTTTATTACTCTACCAATGAACAAAAAAGGACAAGTTTCATTCAGTGGATAATTGCTCTTGCTTTGGCTTGCCATTCAATTCAACAAAATTTGAACCTCAGTTGACATTGTAGTAATTGTAATTGCCACAGAATATCTTGGTGATTCGTGTTGGGTGCCACTTCAGTTTCTGTCATCCTCTGGTCTCCTCAGGTACTGTTTTTGTGGACCACGAGGAGCCagaagcagtatgagtggatgATTGATATCCTGAGGGAGGTGGAGGCATCGGACAAGAACAAAATCATCAGGATCCACATATTCATCACTCAGTTCAGGAGCAAGTTTGATCTGCGAACCATCATGCTAGTGAGttcattcttcttctcactccctctctggagctcttactttctcttcagCTTATCTAAATTTAAGTCTTGTtctaatgttgttctctttcacATGTTCATGTTCTTCAGCTTGTGTGAgtacttaatatttttttatttatatatttttatttttatttatttgtttttattttttcttactatttgTCCAAACACTTGTGCTTGCATATGCACTTTCTTTTGTTAGGTGTATTTTATTAataatctgcttttttttccttcattcactttatttattccAACACTATTATTTGGAACATACAAGGCATCTTGTGCAAAAGCGGCAACCTGCCATTTTTATAGTTTTGAGAAAATcacattaaaggaaattttCAAAATTTTGCCTGTAACTCTGCAATTCATTGATggatttcatatatatatatatatatatatatatatatatatatatatatatatatatatatatatatatatatatatatatatataaagtttaaaacaaaagaaaatgtccATAATGGCAAGAATCATGCTTCCTTCCAGGATGAAAGTATAAATTGCTGGGGCTACGTATTCAGAAATTGTATGTTTTGGGgtatttaccttttatttctttcattatttatggATTGCTTTTGATGGTTACAGTCATTAAAGATAACTTTCATCAAAGGACATTTgattatgtaaaagaaaaatgtgtaaaaaatgGAGTCTCATTTTCAGAGATCCCAATATATTATGAACCCTTTCCTGCATATTTATAGACCACATTATTGTACTGTATTTAACACTACACAGCACTCGATGTCACTCTGATGGGAGTAGGGAAATAATGCTCCATCAGCTAAGTCACACACCTCTTTTAAAGGGATTGCTGCACTCTACATATCCTGTGCTGGCCGGGtatatagatagagagatagattgattaatgtatttatttattcacatatGTATACATTTTTATGTGTGTTGCAGTATATGGCTGACAGATTCTACCAGTCTGAGTCTGGCATCTCGCTCTTCACTCAGCTCCGTGCTATCACTCACTTTGGTAGACCAGACTTTGATGCCATCCTCAGGACTATCaagaagaaatgcaaggtgattaGACACTGTTTGTAACACCAGAACTGGCTATAAGAGGAGACATTTTAccaggggagagaaagagagagagagagagagagagagagagagagagagagagagagagagagagagagagagagagagagagagagagagagagagagagaaaatatcttTATATATACCTGACTGACATTCTCCTTAAAGTAGCTCATTTATATTACTAGGATAAGGATGGCCTGCTCTGGGAGGACATGGGATGAATACTACAAaatgttttatcttatttttttctgacatttttttttgtctgaagttgctctttttatttattttcaatgttactattttttttcctgacattgctctttcttcctctgaCCTCTTttttatcccctctctctcgctctctctctgatgttacTCATTTTATTTACCTATACTCACACTCGACTCACACACCTTTCTACAGGCAAACTTGATTGGTGTGTTCACGTGTGGGAGCCCTGGACTGAGCCGCTCTGTTGAGGAAAGCTGCCGTGAGATGAACAAGTCTCCTGATGTGATATTCCGCCACTACTACAAGAACTTCTGAGGTTGTGTGGAGGACTTGTTGCTGCATCCCAGATACTAGTTGGAACATATGGAACCGCAGCAGGTTGGTTTAGGGCCATGTAGTTCCTAGTTAACCTAGgaccatactctgaaacacttctgcactaTATCTCCAGTACATttgaaaggctctagttgaagttacatggtaTTTTTGCATTATGAATAGGAGAAGTAGTCTTGAGAAGTcagctaatcatttctgtgggcTCTGAAAATAGTCAAAGTGAGAGAATAAAGCACTTTTTAGATGTTCTTATCATTCtaatggcagattaacaagatttctacattattaacaggagaaacactcttgagaacctagctaatcattgttgtggcctttgaaaatagttgtggtgagagagcaaagtgtctCAGAATATGAAGCCTATGTAACATTGAGTCTGTATGTGATTCAGTGCCTCTTGCAAATTTGTggaccttattttttttaatttctggaCCAGTCAAAGTGAAATGGACCAGGATGAGATTGTGTACCCTTAAAAAATCTAagttaaaaaaatgcaaatttcATGTTTGTTGAATAGAGATTTGCATGTATACTTGTGTAGCATTATTAAATTGTGCTGTATGCACAATTGTGTAGTGATATTGTGCTGTATGCTTGTACTGTGATTGTTGGACTGTATTGTATTGTACCAGCTTGTGGTGTTCATATGGTGTATACTTGCACTGTGCATGTTGGGCAGTGTATTGTATCACcttgtggtgttgctgttgttccttCCTTTGATTTAGTAACAGTCTCTTAAGAAAAGCTGACACTCAGTAGATTATTAATTAGCACATCATAGAACCTAAAAGTGAATGTAAGTACAGCATGTTACTTGGCGATTTATTAGAacagtttgtatgtatgtacttataGCAGCCCTACATGATTGTCCTTATCAAGTGCAAGAGTATACAGTAATTCCTACAGTATACATCCCAGTTTGTGTATGGCATGTCTGAATGTTGCATTTGTCCAGGTATTTGAGGGATTAATGCAGGGATTCTCAacttttcctccatcattaaTCCTCACAGCTTGATGTATTTCTCTATTTACCCTCTTACTtccatacaaaaaaagaaaaaaaaaatcatggccattcctctctacacacacacacacacacacacacacacactctctctctctctctctctctctctctctctctctctctctctctctctctctctctctctctctctctctctctctctctctctctctctcattttacaaAATAAAACTTAATTTAATTCAATTATCAGGTATATCAGTTATTTATCCCCTgccatgtaattttttttttatccccaggGTAAATTTACCCCTGGTTGGGAATCACTGGAtttttttatggaggaacagaaaattGTTCTGGTTTGTTAACATTAACATCAGTGGCTTTGCTATATTATGTGGCACACCAGTCTAGAGTGAGTGCCTTGGGAGGGGGACATGTAGAGAGATTAGATGGGATGAACCTGTTGCTTTGGTTACTTAGCCTTTAACACAGTTGTATCAAACTTTAACTTAAATGCACAAATCTATTATTTCTGTAGTCAAATCATGTACATTATTGCTAGTGGGCATGGTAACGCAAGAAAACTCAGCTGTCCAGTGGTGCGATTAATGGTAAACATGCGAGCGAAATTAATGTTTTCCACTGGCCGCTAGACGTGCCACCGTGGCGGCGTGAGCAAAAGTTTACCATTGAGTGGATTATAGTCCTTGATCACAGTCACACGTGTTGTCCATCATAGCCTTGCAGGGAGTTGACCTCTGCTATATCGACAGGATGGAAGGCCGTGAAGCGTGGAGAAGAAATATGACCAGTGCGGTATAAACAGAAATATGTATGGTGCCTGAAGCAGATGAAGTGACGATTTTATTCTGGAACGCGTAGCTTAAAACCCGCGGTAATGAGCACAAGGGAGTGACTGATGGCAAGCGTTATGTAGAGCAGCGCGCCATGTGTCTACATCAAGGCGTTAACTGCAGGCCCTCCTCCCAGGCTGCACGAAGTCTCCAACAATCCAAtcgactggctggctggctgtttgcAGAAAGTGCCCGTTCCGCCCATCACAAATACTGCATCTGAGGGCGGGGAGCGGCACTCCCTTGAGTTATGGCTTGGCTGCTACacgtgctgctgctgtggcttGTTCTGTGCGTGGCGGGGCAGGTGGGACGGAGCAGGGAGATGCACTACACAGTAGTGGGCAAGGGCCGCTGCGGGACACCCTTCCTGGTGCGCACAGTCTCACTCGTGTCCTGCGCTGCGCTGTGTTCAAGCGGTGGGTGGAAAGCAAAGGGCAGCTTGTGCGTGGGAAGCAcccattattttgtttatgcACTTTTgttgaaagaaagaacagactttagtctctctctctctctctctctctctctctctctctctctctctctctctctctctctctctctctctctctctctctctctctctttctctctctacatgaACGCATTGGATATGCACTCCAGCAAGCACTATTCAGAAGTCAAGTTATAGTTGTCTGCATTCCCGAGACTGGTGTGCgacgaaaggaaggagtaaCGTGTGACGTGATGGTGACTTTCAGCTGTAACGTGTGGCGCCTTCAGTGTGGGCCTGCAGGGGGCGGCACGCGGGGACTGGGCCAGGAGGACGTGTGAGCTGGTGACAGTCACTTCCCTGCATCCGATGCTCATTAATGACCCCCTCTACCGGTGTTACCTGAGGAGTAAGATTCGTGTGGTATTTCTTGTGTTAAGTAAAATATCTACTTAGGTCTGGCACAGGGAGGATGTTCAATGCATTATGTCAGTGTGAGTGTAAACCGGTGGAGGTGATGGAAACTAACTACATAAtgcctatttttgttttttccggACCAAATTATCacatttgttatatatatatatatatatatatatatatatatatatatatatatatatatatatatatatatatatatatatatatatatatatatatatatatatatatacgagtatatatatatatatatatatatatattactataatatatatatatatcacggagtatatatatatatatatttttttttttttaattgtctacGCACACCATTTCTTCTGGCAATACAATATCGCgagcacgcgcgcgcgcgtgtgtgatttacctacggtcgtctgctgatcacccagccagccgttcccctacggaaagggctcagagctcatagtgaccgatctttggataggactgagaccacttacacaccaaacaccggaacagcgaggtcacaacccttcgggttacatcccgtacctacttcctgctaggtgaacaggggctacacattaagagctcgcccatttgcctcgccgcgcaggGCTTCTTGGTTGAGCCAAacatgctaaccactacacaacgcggtgtgtgtgtgtgtgtgtgtgtgtgtgtgtgtgtgtgtgtgtgtgtgtgtgtgtgtgtgtgtgtgtgtgtgtgtgtgtgtgtgtgtgtgtgtgtgtgtatactaacctaagactctctctctctctctctctctctctctctctctctctctctctctctctctctctctctctctctctctctctctctctctctctctctctctctctctctcagacgaaTCTATCTCCGCCAACGTCATTACAACGTATCGCTCCATCAGCACACCACTCTTTACTACCGTTACTACCCGTACTCCCCACCTCACCACTACAACCCGGGTCAACAATACTGCTGATGCTCGCCTCACCACTGTCACCGCTACTTCTCCCCGCTCCAACACTGCCCGCGTCAACACTACTGATGCCCGCCTCACCACTGTCACAGCTACTACACTCCACTCCAGCATCACTGCCCGCTTCAACGCTAATGCCACCTTTCTCAACACGACATACCAGTcttaataggaggaggaggaggagattagcaCGTGTATAGTTTAGCCACGCCAGGACCCCTCTGCATCACCCAAGAAAACCTGTTTGAATTTTggttggaaaggaaggaaagatacgtAGAAAGAGAATCAGTGTACCTgtaggtgaataaataaatatgttgtgCTAAGTATGGGTAGTGTAGTTACGATGGTGTTACTGTGTATTATTGTAAGGTGTATCAAGGCATGCGTGTGAAAGATACACATAATATTGTGATTCATTTATTATCATCAcagtcacacaaacacagagtAACAGTAACAACTCTTCGGAGATTAACAAGTATATCCATCGGTTATCGGTTGGCCGATCAGTCAGTCGGTATCGGTGTATTTAGACATGTATTGTGTTCGCATCTTGCAACGCTCTGGACTTCCCTCAGGATTGTTTTGAAAGACCACAGGAGTGATTTGTCGACTTCTCACGGGTGTATTTTCCTACTGATAGTGTTAAATATTTGTTTCGCTATCATCAGAATCACGAATACTCTCCTGGAAACATTAATTTGTTCAGGCGTACTGAATTTTTGTAACATTTACCAGCTAGAATCATGGGAACACTTGGAAACCTTAACTTCTAGAGCTTGTTGGAAGGTGCTAAATCTTTGGTAAACAATCACCAGGAACATGCAAACGTTCACAGAAAACTGGTAAACAATCACCAGGAACATGCAAACGTTCACAGAAAACTGGTAAACAATCACCAGGAACATGCAAACGTTCACAGAAAACTCTAATAACATCTGTTAGTAAGAGTCGAGACTGAAGCACCAAAAATCTCAGAATGCGGCTCTTGAGCGTCCCACAGCGTGCTTTACAGGAGGCGGTGGGTGGGTGGCAGTGACAACAGCTGTGGTGGTAACGATACATCAACAAAGGTATTGTGACAGTTAAGCCTCCCCCGAATTTTGCAAGTATGTTTTACGATATCCCAGAACCTGATGCCTATTTCCAGAGGACCTCCAGTAGATCTTGAACCTTTAATGGTGACGACAGTGGTGACAGCAGTGGCGGTGATAACAATGCATAAGCAAAGGTATGGTGACAGTTTTATGAGATCTCAGAACTTGATGATGCTGCCGCAGTGAGTCATGCGTTCCCCACTAGATCTACAATATAAAAATCACTTCAACTACTCGTTAAAACCTATCGTAGCCGCTGCTGGATTCCCCGTCATTGAGACCCGCAAGGCGACGGTCAAAGTCAGTTCTGATGGTGAGCACGCCCCTCTTCAGCAACAGCATTCCCGCGAGGCCCACCAGCACCAGAGTCACCAGTACCGTCACCACAACTGTCGAGGCCGTGGGGGTGCCGCTCTTAGCCAGGTCTTGAGTCTGCTGGCACGCTGCGGGGCGGTTAGTGCTGCTGGGCGTGCCTCTGGTGCTGGCCTGGTTAGGGAAGCTGGTGACTTTAGTGCTCTTGGTTTTACTAGTaacgggggtggtggtggtggtggtgacttcaCTGCCaatgtaagtggtggtggtggtggtggtggtgttactggtgGTCTTATTGCTGTTAGTGGTGTCCCTTCCCCCAGCGCTGGTCCCCGCCTGTATGAGAGGAATAAATACATAGGGAGCATCAGGAATCGCTGCTATTATGTCATAGCAGAGGCAGTGAAGTTCTATgatggagaaacaaagagagagagacgtccctCACTCGCTTACTCAATGCATACTTAGTCTTACAAAATTCTGCTTTACGTTACCCATCCAGCGTTTCAATGCCCCAGATACATACTGTACAAGCATATCCACACTCGTATCTATGTGATCCACTAACCGTAGGGGGGATGCAGGGgacaggtgagggtgatgggggCGGCGGGGGTCTGTGGCCGCAAGCCGTAGAGCTAAAGAATACTATCAAAGCCTCCTTCACCACATCGGCCTTACCGCGGcacttcttcttgttcttctcggcGTCCTCAATGCAGGCAGCCACCGAAACCTGCAGCATactaagagaaagaaggaatgcaaCGGTCATTTAACGTAGCTAGTACATTTAAACCTTATGAACTGTATGGGAGTTTAGTATATGTGGCAACAGTGGAAGAGTGCATGCTGGGAGCTGACAAGTTTCCCCCTCTGTAGCGCTTCTCTCAGCAGGCGCATTACTGCCCAGTACTAGAGATTCAAATGAGGACTATTATCAGAGGCCACAGAGGTTATTAGCTGTATTTTCATAGTGTTTCATTTATGGTTGATgcaaaattcttgttaaactatcactgcagCATGAAATGGAGAGCAAAGAAAGCAGTTGTTATGTAGATCAGCCAGTAAACAATTTGGATTCTAATGaagaccattttcaaaggccgcaagGGTGGTTAGCcgggttgtcaagagtgtttctcctgtcactaATTTAAAAActatgttaatctgtcactgctgTAGACCCTTAACTCTttgccctctcaccacgactattttcaaaggccacagagattattagccgggttctcaagaaagtttctcctgttagtaaaataaaaatcatgCTAATCTATCATTTAATCTTTAAAACGCTTTTAAAACCCTTGTAttttcaactaaagccttttgaaagtagtcgtggtggggagcagaaatgtttcagaatacgggccgatgtgtggcagtggtggtggtggtggtgactcacTTGCACTCGTGGAGATCAAGCTGAGTGGTGAGAAGATCCGCCACGTGGGTCAGGTTGGCTCGATCCTCCACACACGTGATGAACTTCTTGAGGCGGAAACAGTTCGACTCTTGCAGGAGATctgttaccacacacacacacacacacacacacacacacgtatcattAGTAAATCACTCCTTGCCTCAACCATTAACGAGTCACTACtgaaagaatgatgaaagagaaagagagaaaaaaaaaaaaaaaaactaggaggGATAGATGTGCCATACCAGTAATTAGGTCCAGATCCTCGTCATCCACACACAGGTGGGAGTACACGCCCTCCAGTCCCATTAACCATACTTGGAAGGTGTTCAGCCCATCAGACTCCGAGCACGATTCTATGATGTCCTCGCAGCAGATCAGGGCTTCACTCATGCTCCTGTCAGGTAGTGACTGAGATTTAGAGACTTCTTAATACCACTTAAAGACATCTAATACCACTTAAAGGCCTCTAATACCATTTAAAGGCCTCACAACCACGTAATACCCCCATACACCCCCACACAACATACAAGCAAAGGTCGTTGGCGTCTCTGTGGGTGCA
Proteins encoded in this window:
- the LOC135091254 gene encoding uncharacterized protein LOC135091254, with protein sequence MARGAPIMVPPVVVLMVVLALLGANVPGYCETFDEYEDKEYVDGCHPEEADTCFHDVNDNLLCNLGKPTPNKNCTHRDANDLCLSMSEALICCEDIIESCSESDGLNTFQVWLMGLEGVYSHLCVDDEDLDLITDLLQESNCFRLKKFITCVEDRANLTHVADLLTTQLDLHECNMLQVSVAACIEDAEKNKKKCRGKADVVKEALIVFFSSTACGHRPPPPPSPSPVPCIPPTAGTSAGGRDTTNSNKTTSNTTTTTTTTYIGSEVTTTTTTPVTSKTKSTKVTSFPNQASTRGTPSSTNRPAACQQTQDLAKSGTPTASTVVVTVLVTLVLVGLAGMLLLKRGVLTIRTDFDRRLAGLNDGESSSGYDRF